A genomic stretch from Lathyrus oleraceus cultivar Zhongwan6 chromosome 2, CAAS_Psat_ZW6_1.0, whole genome shotgun sequence includes:
- the LOC127119838 gene encoding protein PAM68, chloroplastic produces MTVTTTPSTLLNPQFLHKNIRHNNIWIFTNKTQFSIHRTQFHFSHIVPIHATLKGSKGFGPSPKKKKKTFKNLKKNKEEDNREEEGKEEERDEGVIPEVVTNRMIGRMGLSVGIPLSIGLLFFPFFYYLKVGLKIDVPTWVPFIVSFFFFGTALLGVSYGIVSASWDPLREGSLLGWTEAQKNWPVFWQSFRGDSRKD; encoded by the exons ATGACTGTTACAACAACTCCCTCCACACTTCTCAATCCACAGTTTCTTCACAAG AATATTAGGCACAATAACATTTGGATTTTCACCAACAAGACTCAGTTTTCTATTCATAGAACACAATTTCACTTCTCTCACATTGTACCTATTCATGCAACCTTAAAGGGTTCAAAGGGATTTGGACCTTCTccaaagaaaaagaaaaagacATTTAAGAATCTCAAAAAGAACAAAGAAGAGGATAATAGAGAAGAAGAGGGAAAAGAAGAAGAGAGAGATGAAGGGGTGATTCCTGAAGTAGTGACCAACAGAATGATAGGTAGAATGGGATTATCTGTGGGGATTCCATTGAGTATTGGGCTTTtgttttttccatttttttaCTATCTTAAAGTTGGTTTGAAAATTGATGTGCCAACTTGGGTTCCTTTCATTGTGTCTTTCTTCTTTTTTGGGACTGCTCTTTTGGGTGTGAGTTATGGGATTGTGTCTGCAAGTTGGGATCCTTTGAGGGAAGGGTCACTTTTGGGATGGACTGAAGCACAAAAGAATTGGCCTGTTTTTTGGCAATCATTTAGAGGTGATTCTAGAAAGGATTAA
- the LOC127119836 gene encoding histone-lysine N-methyltransferase ASHR2, with translation MAVPTSTTLLKMENIPNKGRGLIAAQDLKAGQIILTESPLLLYSASPLFSPSPSPYCHHCFRTLPPSQIFSCPSCSNYLFCSQKCLSIALNSSHSSWTCQTLSHLQNPASPLSEKPSQLQLQARFIVAAYNLAIRTPSDLQALLSLHSIPNDDESDAIVYASKFIHSLISPFCPPHMNFSPQLAAKLIAIERANSFCLMEPYSPNGPQRSIKAYGIYQRTTICNHDCIPNACRFDYVETGEPGDEHNTDIVLRLIKDVSAGSEICISYFRINKDYSTRKRILMEDFGFVCECDRCKIEANWNEGENKDSDLPHVIFLSKFVCDKVNCAGTLAPLPPKDGEKCNVLECNFCGNLKVDSTT, from the coding sequence ATGGCTGTTCCAACTTCAACCACTCTCTTAAAAATGGAGAACATACCTAACAAAGGTAGAGGCCTCATTGCAGCACAAGATCTCAAAGCTGGCCAAATAATCCTCACCGAATCCCCTCTCCTTCTCTACTCAGCTTCACCTCTCTTCTCTCCTTCACCCTCCCCTTACTGTCACCATTGCTTCAGAACCCTACCACCTTCACAAATATTTTCATGTCCTTCTTGCTCAAACTACCTTTTCTGCAGCCAGAAGTGTCTCTCCATTGCCCTTAACTCCTCTCACTCTTCTTGGACATGTCAAACACTCTCTCATCTTCAAAACCCCGCTTCACCTTTATCAGAAAAACCATCTCAACTCCAACTTCAAGCTCGTTTCATTGTTGCTGCTTACAATCTTGCTATTCGCACCCCTTCAGATCTTCAAGCTTTACTTTCTCTTCATAGTATTCCTAATGATGATGAAAGTGATGCTATAGTTTATGCTTCTAAGTTCATTCATTCTCTTATCTCGCCTTTTTGTCCACCCCACATGAATTTTTCGCCTCAACTAGCAGCTAAACTCATTGCAATAGAAAGAGCAAACTCTTTTTGCTTAATGGAACCTTATTCACCAAATGGGCCTCAAAGATCAATTAAGGCTTATGGAATTTACCAAAGAACTACTATTTGTAACCATGATTGTATTCCTAATGCATGCAGGTTTGATTATGTGGAAACTGGTGAGCCTGGTGATGAACATAATACTGATATTGTTCTTAGGTTGATTAAGGATGTTAGTGCTGGAAGTGAGATCTGCATAAGCTACTTTAGAATTAATAAGGATTACTCAACAAGGAAAAGAATCTTGATGGAGgattttggttttgtttgtgaGTGTGATCGGTGTAAGATTGAAGCAAATTGGAATGAGGGGGAGAACAAGGACAGTGATCTGCCACATGTGATTTTCTTGTCCAAGTTTGTTTGTGATAAGGTGAATTGTGCAGGTACTTTGGCTCCTCTGCCTCCAAAAGATGGTGAAAAATGTAATGTTCTTGAGTGTAACTTTTGTGGTAATTTGAAAGTTGACTCTACCACTTAA